A genomic window from Salvia hispanica cultivar TCC Black 2014 chromosome 5, UniMelb_Shisp_WGS_1.0, whole genome shotgun sequence includes:
- the LOC125190095 gene encoding uncharacterized protein LOC125190095 — translation MPQDRIDEMTWEEFKTEVYDKYVPKSYRKAKAAEFHNLTQGRLSVTEYDRALCDMTRYAPEQTDTDEKLADKFREGLRHEIRMALAVRGTLTYAEALALALDVEAVMPKEKSAGNTAMTLPPPRPNHDKRRWEESRITYDNKRYRPTQNRPPYGGGQTSFNPRNDPRARPPQCNVCARERSFLEGVPEQEYGKRIEAEPSGFPSAAEGATYGLGSKPGSTTAAATACPPKTSYPARAYAISQKQPKIEQGKPESGNLAGIGEILDTPIVVLFDTGASHSFISELCVHTLSLPTRKSEHRMMVSSPVGGMIEISRFCLNVEIVLGELKLVAHDLRVMAMRDVDVILGMDWLTANFATIRCKERLITLQTPGMEPAVYHGISMNRRIAIVSALQATAMLKKGRPTYLVYLHGEEKEEARLEDVAVVRDFPNVFPEELPGPPPDRQLEFTIDLEPGAAPISKAPYRMAPKELEELKIQLQELMDLGFVRPSVSPWGAPVLFVKKKDGTNASSIC, via the exons ATGCCCCAGGATCGCATAGACGAGATGACTTGGGAGGAATTCAAGACCGAGGTTTACGACAAGTACGTACCCAAGAGCTACCGCAAGGCGAAAGCAGCCGAGTTTCACAACCTCACCCAAGGACGCCTGTCCGTAACCGAGTATGACCGTGCACTTTGTGACATGACCCGCTATGCGCCGGAACAGACCGATACCGATGAGAAGCTGGCTGATAAGTTTCGTGAGGGCCTTAGGCACGAGATTAGGATGGCATTGGCAGTCCGCGGAACCCTTACGTACGCCGAGGCACTAGCCCTCGCACTGGATGTAGAGGCAGTAATGCCAAAGGAGAAGAGCGCGGGGAACACCGCAATGACATTACCCCCGCCACGTCCTAACCATGATAAGAGGAGATGGGAGGAGAGTAGGATTACCTATGACAACAAGCGATACCGCCCCACTCAGAACAGGCCGCCGTACGGAGGAGGACAGACTTCGTTCAATCCAAGGAACGACCCCCGTGCCAGACCACCTCAGTGTAACGTTTGCGCCAG GGAACGGTCATTTCTCGAGGGAGTGCCCGAGCAAGAATATGGGAAACGGATCGAGGCAGAACCATCAGGGTTTCCGTCAGCAGCCGAGGGCGCCACCTACGGGCTCGGGAGCAAACCGGGATCAACCACTGCGGCTGCAACAGCCTGTCCGCCCAAGACTTCCTACCCGGCTAGAGCGTATGCTATAAGTCAGAAGCAGCCCAAGATCGAGCAAGGGAAGCCCGAGAGTGGAAACTTAGCAGGTATaggcgaaatccttgatacccctattgttgttttgttcGACACGGGCGCATCTCATTCGTTCATCTCTGAGTTATGTGTGCATACCTTAAGCTTGCCTACTAGGAAGTCCGAACATAGGATGATGGTGTCCTCACCAGTAGGAGGAATGATAGAGATCTCTCGGTTTTGCTTGAACGTAGAAATCGTACTAGGAGAACTTAAGTTAGTTGCTCACGACCTGCGAGTTATGGCGATGAGAGACGTTGACGTAATCTTAGGAATGGATTGGTTAACCGCGAACTTTGCGACGATTCGCTGTAAGGAGAGGCTAATAACCCTACAAACCCCGGGTATGGAACCCGCCGTGTACCACGGAATCTCGATGAACCGACGAATCGCTATAGTCTCCGCGTTACAAGCCACCGCCATGCTGAAGAAAGGACGCCCGACCTACCTTGTCTATCTCCACGGAGAAGAGAAGGAGGAAGCGAGGCTTGAAGACGTTGCTGTCGTACGAGATTTTCCCAATGTTTTCCCCGAGGAGTTACCTGGACCGCCGCCAGATAGACAGTTAGAATTTACGATCGACCTTGAACCTGGAGCCGCACCTATATCGAAGGCACCATACCGCATGGCGCCTAAGGAGTTAGAGGAATTAAAGATTCAGCTGCAAGAGCTCATGGACTTAGGTTTCGTTAGGCCCAGTGTTTCGCCATGGGGCGCACCGGTGCTCTTCGTTAAGAAGAAAGACGG Gacaaatgcaagttctatctgctaa